The Salvia miltiorrhiza cultivar Shanhuang (shh) chromosome 2, IMPLAD_Smil_shh, whole genome shotgun sequence DNA window CATGGGAATGGAGATAAAAAAATTGTTGTGATTATTTTCAGTTGATGTATGGTCAAACCTAGTATCGAAAAAATGATGCCTTTTGCACTTGTTTGGACAGACAATGTAATACAATGCATAAACTGTGAAGTGAGTGGAAGGTCTAGAATAATGATATGGTTTTACGAAGGCCTAGAATAATGATATACTTGTATCAGGCATCCATACACCATTTAGATGAGAAAAACTTGTGAAAGACCACCGCTGATTAGTCAAGATTCGTGACAATTGTGTGCGTCTGTTGACCTAGCGGTAGGTGGTTAATGCCCAAGGCctgaggtcctgggttcgagtccACCATCATGCagttttaaaatttctttatttacttgtttaatttatcaaaaaaaaaagacagtACCCATAATTGGAACGTATATCCCAGTCatgtatttgtaaatttattagtATCTGGTAGTGTTTAGATATCCAGGTTTTGATCCATTAGACGGTCTAACATGAGACTTCCCCGATTTAGAATAGTAAAGAATAAAAGTTAAAGATTATGGGCCGAAGATCTTTTTACTCTTTATCTAAACCTGACTCAATATTGAGAATTGTGTTGTGATATCTGAAAACAGAAAGTCTAAAATTTatcttatttattaattattattcatCTTTTCTACATCTTATGGATTAAGCAATTCAAGTAATTGTTCTCAGATTTGgaatttatttccttttttgctATCTTGAAGTATGGATAACTGAAATGGTACTTCATTAACATAAGGGACAGAGAATGGTTTACCGTCAGAGTTCAATCTGCAACAGAGAGAAAGGGCAGCTCAATCGCCGACATGGCAAAACAATCATTCTCAGTATATGCAGAATCCAATGTTTCAACGACCCCCACCATATCCGGGGTATATCTTTCCCGGCATGCAGGCCCCGCCCTCACACTATCCAGGCAATTTGCCATCATGGCCTGTCAATTTCCACGATACGGGCATGTATCTTGATAGAAACATTAAAGATAGCAAGAGATACAAGTCCTCTAACAAGAAAAAGGAAGGAAATGTCAACCGGGCTCGAAGACACGGCACAAAAAGTGAAGGAGAAGAAATTGATCAGTCAAGTTCTGGAAGTGATTCAAGTGACGAGCAAGACTATGAGGCAGCCCTTTCTCCAAATGAACGGATTCATAACAAGAAGCATAACAGAAAATCTTCAAGAAAAGTTGTTATTCGTAACATAAATTACATTGCTTCTGCCACAAACGAAGAAAGTGGTAGTGATTCGGATAGCTCTTCATCTGATGAAGATGAATACGTTGATGCAGACTCCATTAAACTGGAGGTAGAGGCAGCTGTCGGATCATTGAAGAAACAGCATAGGTCGACcaccaaaaaaaataaagccCGAGATGATAGCAAGAAAGCCAGCAATAAATCTAAGAATGCTTTTGATGTTGCTAATGCAGGGACAAGTCATTCTGAAGAAGAAAGCAAAGGTGGGAACTGGGATATCTTTCAAAACCTCCTCATGAAGGATTCAGACTCGAGTAACAATGTAACTGGTTTGAAGGATATTCAGTTTCGAGAAGAGTACTCAATTGGTAAGGGAAATTCAGATAAGAAGCTAAACAAACCAAAGCATGCAAGTGAAGATTTCCTTCTCACTGAAAGATCATCCAGAAACAGAGTTCAAGGGTCCGATGTTAAATTCGAAGGTGAGGAGATTTTCCACGGAGCTATTAAGAGGACTAAAGATGAGGATTTGTTAATGCCATCAAGAGAAGGAGGAGGATACTACTCCCAAAGTGCTCGTTTTGGCACTGAATCGTCCATCATTAAGACCACGAAAGAGGAAGACTTGATCATAAGCGGAAAAAGAGAATTATCTTCAAATCCAGGTGGGAGTATAGATCATAATATTTTTCGTGGAGAACAGATCTCCAATCATTTTCAAGATGGAGAAAATAAACGAGATGTCCTTTCAGATGATTCTTTCATGGTTCAGTCACGACCATTGGATGGTCCACTGCAAAGTCAGCCAAAGGCCGACATTTTCATGGTATCAGGTGTTGTCGGAGCTAATCAATCCGGGAATAGCATGCATGGAAAGGTTGAAGCTAGAACTTTCTCTGAACCTGAAGACTTCTCAATGATGCTTGGGCACAGTTCTGCTTCTGAGCAAGTTGTGAATGCTAGGGCTCCTCATATAGATCATGGTAATGATATTTCATTATATGAAACAGTTGGGATTCAGTCCAAAACTGAAAGTGAACCACGCGATACCATTGATGCTACACCTCTCCAAAATGGCAAATCAAACAATATCAAGAGTAGCAAGGGACAGGGAAGAAAAGTGGCCGGAAAAGAACCAAAGTCTAAAGCTCCAAATGGGTTGCTGTCAAGGAGCAAATCCGACATTCCATTGAGGAGCAAGATATCAACAGCTGGAAGCACAAGAGGCAAATCTGATAAGGTATCATATTAAAGGAAGATTTCTACAATTCTCCATATTATAGGAAAGTTTCATTTGTTTGGcacaattcatatatatatatattgagggGCAATTCATATTGACGTAATCTTGTTTTTGATGTATCTAATTCTTCCTTGTTTCTTTGAACATAGGAAGAGgagaaaaggaagaaaatgGAAGAATTATTGATTCAGCGTCAAAAAAGAATTGCTGAAAGAAGTGCTGCTAAGGGTGTTACCCAAGAAATTCCAAAAAAGCATacaagagagagtaagaagagTTCTTCGGCAAATGGAAAGACTAATAAACTTCAGGCCCCAACTGTTGAGAATAAAACATCACGTAAACCAGTTATGAAGAGCTCCACCATTGATCGTTTAGCTACTGCTCGAACAACAAACAAGCAGTCATCCACTGAATCCAAAGTGGGTCAAAACCGGAAACCATCATCTAAGGTGAACCCCTCAATGGCACCTTCCTCGTTGAAAAAGACAAATACAACTCAGGAGCGACAGGACAAGATCAATCCTTCAGACAAGAAAACGGGTACAAATCCTTCAAGGAGTACTTCCAATGGGCAGGGAAAGGACAGCAAAGGTGCCACTCCCGTGATCTCGGATGAATCTAGAAGAGCAGAAGGAACTCAAACTGAAAGGAAGAACAGCAATGAAGATTTTGGGACGGATACCGTGTTACATACTGTAACTTCAGTTGAGAATAGAGAATTGATTACAGTTTCCACTACAGATGCTACAGAAGAGAAGAACTCCATTCAGATCATACCTGATAAAGACACGCCGCTCCCTTTAAAAGATTCGTCCATGCCAAAGGAGAAGCAACTTAATGCTAACGATGATTGCGTTGGGAGTGCACCTGACATCGCAGTGCATCCTTCTGtggaaaataatttgaaatccGCTCTATCAAACAGTAATGAGAGAGGCGCAGAGAAGAAAAAGCTATCCTTTTCACCCGAAATCTCAGTGATGAATATCTCAACTCCACCTTCAGACAGTGAAGCAAGTCCACAACTAATGCATTCCCGAAAAAAATGGAACAATGGTGAAATCTCTCCAAAAATCCCCAAGGGCTTCAGAAAGCTCATCTTCTTTGGAAGAAGAAGTTGAATCTTGAACAAATTCGCCCCAAGAGTATCTACATAATGCATCATCCAAACTCTCGAGGTATGCTTAAAGTGTTTGCTTGCCTGTATGGATACACTTATACTGTACAAGAAGAGCATTACGGGGTGCATGGTATGCTGCCAAACGATGAAGGATGGGTTAAGTTATGGAGATCGGAGCAATGAACCATTGAGCAGGTGATCATGGTTTTGTATAGAGAATTCATTCCAACCATCTGAAAGCAAGAGGTCTGTTGTTCTTTCCTTCTGTATCGATGATTTTGTTTCCTGAGTGTACTTATTTGTTGTTTGATGGTTTAGTTTGTAAGTGTGATGTAAGATCAAATGAATTTTGGTTGTAATGCACGTTTTGCCTCAATTGGTAATGTATCTAAATTTATGAGATTGTTTTGTCGTGGAGTTGTAGTTTATAACTTTCTACTGCTCACGCTCCAGGCTTCACGAACTAATCCATTTTCTCATTTGCTTTTGGTAAGTTTATATAGTATCACATGAACAAAATTTagatattagtattatattaaataaaaaaaagtatgagACGTGAGATGGGGCAAGATCTAAATACATATCTGTTTTTTCTCTGTTCTTGAATAAGTGTTCTATTTGAATTgaagatgattaattattatatataaattttattaatgattttaagtataaatttgataattatataatttgcaGATTATGAACTTTGTTTATATACTTGTATtttaaactcaatttaaaataattttattattcattgtCATTCTAAATTCATAATAGTAATATCCGCTAATTACTCGAATAtgcttaaatttattatatatctaaataatcaaatataaattgttatgATAATTAGTTACCTATACCAATAAAAACTCACAACATTTCAAAATAAAcattaacaataaaaaaataaaaatttaataaatacagAAAATTTCATGTATGTAGATAATCTTTTCTAGATTCTACAATTAGTGAAATCTTCGGCAAAAAATAAATGTGGATTCTTGAACATCTATATGTGTGTGTTAACAATAAATAGtatgaataataaaaactatCCAATTTATGCACTCGtttaaaacttatatatttttacacGTGCCAAACccgatttaaaaataattttaattatttgtctgTCCAAACTGACAAACATATGAAAAAGAGTAAATCTCTTTccaaacatatatataataatatccgTTAATTATCTTAacacatttaaattttataaaatatctaaataaacaatataaattgtTATAGTTATTGATTATCTAACTCAATAAAAGCTTACAAGTTGTTGgtaacttaatgaaatatcctaatcctagttttgatgatatcaaaatccttaggtttcacttgtaatagacgagaactgctcgaactcaactgttagagttctttttttagtttaattgctgttctgaagactgaagactgaagccaCAGGACTAAAGACTAAAGACTGAGGTTgtcgactgatgtaacgatgaaagacagagtcaaatactgatatttgactgaccagtccaagaatcagttacgactgattacttaatgcaaGCCACGTGAAttcagcgaactgatactaaaatcaagtatcagttaaacattcttgcTCGTATTGAAgctccaaagcttaaaggaagccacgcactccagaagtacagccgcattaaatgcagagatttcaaggatcg harbors:
- the LOC131013256 gene encoding COP1-interacting protein 7 isoform X1 codes for the protein MDSRTVLDYALFQLTPTRTRCDLVIFSGKKSEKIASGLLEPFLCHLKSAKDQISKGGYSILLKPTSADASPWLTKAILERFVKFVSTPEVLERVVTIEREINQIESSNEQVNGAQAGTPATDGDFRFSVAPFKSKSETNGDNDAEAEENPRIHLQRVLESRKAMLKKEQAMAYARALVAGFEMDYIYDLVSFSEAFGALRLREACINFIELCNKKNNDKIWLDEVAAMQSSYLGMPGTIFNGENNDLFPTGPAKSSASDSGEGTENGLPSEFNLQQRERAAQSPTWQNNHSQYMQNPMFQRPPPYPGYIFPGMQAPPSHYPGNLPSWPVNFHDTGMYLDRNIKDSKRYKSSNKKKEGNVNRARRHGTKSEGEEIDQSSSGSDSSDEQDYEAALSPNERIHNKKHNRKSSRKVVIRNINYIASATNEESGSDSDSSSSDEDEYVDADSIKLEVEAAVGSLKKQHRSTTKKNKARDDSKKASNKSKNAFDVANAGTSHSEEESKGGNWDIFQNLLMKDSDSSNNVTGLKDIQFREEYSIGKGNSDKKLNKPKHASEDFLLTERSSRNRVQGSDVKFEGEEIFHGAIKRTKDEDLLMPSREGGGYYSQSARFGTESSIIKTTKEEDLIISGKRELSSNPGGSIDHNIFRGEQISNHFQDGENKRDVLSDDSFMVQSRPLDGPLQSQPKADIFMVSGVVGANQSGNSMHGKVEARTFSEPEDFSMMLGHSSASEQVVNARAPHIDHGNDISLYETVGIQSKTESEPRDTIDATPLQNGKSNNIKSSKGQGRKVAGKEPKSKAPNGLLSRSKSDIPLRSKISTAGSTRGKSDKEEEKRKKMEELLIQRQKRIAERSAAKGVTQEIPKKHTRESKKSSSANGKTNKLQAPTVENKTSRKPVMKSSTIDRLATARTTNKQSSTESKVGQNRKPSSKVNPSMAPSSLKKTNTTQERQDKINPSDKKTGTNPSRSTSNGQGKDSKGATPVISDESRRAEGTQTERKNSNEDFGTDTVLHTVTSVENRELITVSTTDATEEKNSIQIIPDKDTPLPLKDSSMPKEKQLNANDDCVGSAPDIAVHPSVENNLKSALSNSNERGAEKKKLSFSPEISVMNISTPPSDSEASPQLMHSRKKWNNGEISPKIPKGFRKLIFFGRRS
- the LOC131013256 gene encoding COP1-interacting protein 7 isoform X2, producing the protein MDSRTVLDYALFQLTPTRTRCDLVIFSGKKSEKIASGLLEPFLCHLKSAKDQISKGGYSILLKPTSADASPWLTKAILERFVKFVSTPEVLERVVTIEREINQIESSNEQVNGAQGTPATDGDFRFSVAPFKSKSETNGDNDAEAEENPRIHLQRVLESRKAMLKKEQAMAYARALVAGFEMDYIYDLVSFSEAFGALRLREACINFIELCNKKNNDKIWLDEVAAMQSSYLGMPGTIFNGENNDLFPTGPAKSSASDSGEGTENGLPSEFNLQQRERAAQSPTWQNNHSQYMQNPMFQRPPPYPGYIFPGMQAPPSHYPGNLPSWPVNFHDTGMYLDRNIKDSKRYKSSNKKKEGNVNRARRHGTKSEGEEIDQSSSGSDSSDEQDYEAALSPNERIHNKKHNRKSSRKVVIRNINYIASATNEESGSDSDSSSSDEDEYVDADSIKLEVEAAVGSLKKQHRSTTKKNKARDDSKKASNKSKNAFDVANAGTSHSEEESKGGNWDIFQNLLMKDSDSSNNVTGLKDIQFREEYSIGKGNSDKKLNKPKHASEDFLLTERSSRNRVQGSDVKFEGEEIFHGAIKRTKDEDLLMPSREGGGYYSQSARFGTESSIIKTTKEEDLIISGKRELSSNPGGSIDHNIFRGEQISNHFQDGENKRDVLSDDSFMVQSRPLDGPLQSQPKADIFMVSGVVGANQSGNSMHGKVEARTFSEPEDFSMMLGHSSASEQVVNARAPHIDHGNDISLYETVGIQSKTESEPRDTIDATPLQNGKSNNIKSSKGQGRKVAGKEPKSKAPNGLLSRSKSDIPLRSKISTAGSTRGKSDKEEEKRKKMEELLIQRQKRIAERSAAKGVTQEIPKKHTRESKKSSSANGKTNKLQAPTVENKTSRKPVMKSSTIDRLATARTTNKQSSTESKVGQNRKPSSKVNPSMAPSSLKKTNTTQERQDKINPSDKKTGTNPSRSTSNGQGKDSKGATPVISDESRRAEGTQTERKNSNEDFGTDTVLHTVTSVENRELITVSTTDATEEKNSIQIIPDKDTPLPLKDSSMPKEKQLNANDDCVGSAPDIAVHPSVENNLKSALSNSNERGAEKKKLSFSPEISVMNISTPPSDSEASPQLMHSRKKWNNGEISPKIPKGFRKLIFFGRRS
- the LOC131013256 gene encoding COP1-interacting protein 7 isoform X4 gives rise to the protein MDSRTVLDYALFQLTPTRTRCDLVIFSGKKSEKIASGLLEPFLCHLKSAKDQISKGGYSILLKPTSADASPWLTKAILERFVKFVSTPEVLERVVTIEREINQIESSNEQVNGAQGTPATDGDFRFSVAPFKSKSETNGDNDAEAEENPRIHLQRVLESRKAMLKKEQAMAYARALVAGFEMDYIYDLVSFSEAFGALRLREACINFIELCNKKNNDKIWLDEVAAMQSSYLGMPGTIFNGENNDLFPTGPAKSSASDSGEENGLPSEFNLQQRERAAQSPTWQNNHSQYMQNPMFQRPPPYPGYIFPGMQAPPSHYPGNLPSWPVNFHDTGMYLDRNIKDSKRYKSSNKKKEGNVNRARRHGTKSEGEEIDQSSSGSDSSDEQDYEAALSPNERIHNKKHNRKSSRKVVIRNINYIASATNEESGSDSDSSSSDEDEYVDADSIKLEVEAAVGSLKKQHRSTTKKNKARDDSKKASNKSKNAFDVANAGTSHSEEESKGGNWDIFQNLLMKDSDSSNNVTGLKDIQFREEYSIGKGNSDKKLNKPKHASEDFLLTERSSRNRVQGSDVKFEGEEIFHGAIKRTKDEDLLMPSREGGGYYSQSARFGTESSIIKTTKEEDLIISGKRELSSNPGGSIDHNIFRGEQISNHFQDGENKRDVLSDDSFMVQSRPLDGPLQSQPKADIFMVSGVVGANQSGNSMHGKVEARTFSEPEDFSMMLGHSSASEQVVNARAPHIDHGNDISLYETVGIQSKTESEPRDTIDATPLQNGKSNNIKSSKGQGRKVAGKEPKSKAPNGLLSRSKSDIPLRSKISTAGSTRGKSDKEEEKRKKMEELLIQRQKRIAERSAAKGVTQEIPKKHTRESKKSSSANGKTNKLQAPTVENKTSRKPVMKSSTIDRLATARTTNKQSSTESKVGQNRKPSSKVNPSMAPSSLKKTNTTQERQDKINPSDKKTGTNPSRSTSNGQGKDSKGATPVISDESRRAEGTQTERKNSNEDFGTDTVLHTVTSVENRELITVSTTDATEEKNSIQIIPDKDTPLPLKDSSMPKEKQLNANDDCVGSAPDIAVHPSVENNLKSALSNSNERGAEKKKLSFSPEISVMNISTPPSDSEASPQLMHSRKKWNNGEISPKIPKGFRKLIFFGRRS
- the LOC131013256 gene encoding COP1-interacting protein 7 isoform X3, encoding MDSRTVLDYALFQLTPTRTRCDLVIFSGKKSEKIASGLLEPFLCHLKSAKDQISKGGYSILLKPTSADASPWLTKAILERFVKFVSTPEVLERVVTIEREINQIESSNEQVNGAQAGTPATDGDFRFSVAPFKSKSETNGDNDAEAEENPRIHLQRVLESRKAMLKKEQAMAYARALVAGFEMDYIYDLVSFSEAFGALRLREACINFIELCNKKNNDKIWLDEVAAMQSSYLGMPGTIFNGENNDLFPTGPAKSSASDSGEENGLPSEFNLQQRERAAQSPTWQNNHSQYMQNPMFQRPPPYPGYIFPGMQAPPSHYPGNLPSWPVNFHDTGMYLDRNIKDSKRYKSSNKKKEGNVNRARRHGTKSEGEEIDQSSSGSDSSDEQDYEAALSPNERIHNKKHNRKSSRKVVIRNINYIASATNEESGSDSDSSSSDEDEYVDADSIKLEVEAAVGSLKKQHRSTTKKNKARDDSKKASNKSKNAFDVANAGTSHSEEESKGGNWDIFQNLLMKDSDSSNNVTGLKDIQFREEYSIGKGNSDKKLNKPKHASEDFLLTERSSRNRVQGSDVKFEGEEIFHGAIKRTKDEDLLMPSREGGGYYSQSARFGTESSIIKTTKEEDLIISGKRELSSNPGGSIDHNIFRGEQISNHFQDGENKRDVLSDDSFMVQSRPLDGPLQSQPKADIFMVSGVVGANQSGNSMHGKVEARTFSEPEDFSMMLGHSSASEQVVNARAPHIDHGNDISLYETVGIQSKTESEPRDTIDATPLQNGKSNNIKSSKGQGRKVAGKEPKSKAPNGLLSRSKSDIPLRSKISTAGSTRGKSDKEEEKRKKMEELLIQRQKRIAERSAAKGVTQEIPKKHTRESKKSSSANGKTNKLQAPTVENKTSRKPVMKSSTIDRLATARTTNKQSSTESKVGQNRKPSSKVNPSMAPSSLKKTNTTQERQDKINPSDKKTGTNPSRSTSNGQGKDSKGATPVISDESRRAEGTQTERKNSNEDFGTDTVLHTVTSVENRELITVSTTDATEEKNSIQIIPDKDTPLPLKDSSMPKEKQLNANDDCVGSAPDIAVHPSVENNLKSALSNSNERGAEKKKLSFSPEISVMNISTPPSDSEASPQLMHSRKKWNNGEISPKIPKGFRKLIFFGRRS